From Anopheles coluzzii chromosome 3, AcolN3, whole genome shotgun sequence, the proteins below share one genomic window:
- the LOC120957474 gene encoding transcription factor SOX-3-like, whose product MFESEDEDVLETVLRYQLQQPALSPITTTMASVAENNIFSNDNAFFSNILLQKLALLRHSGLFNHVSETGQAAASTSGGTATVVENYNDDDGDNDNGCGGGDYDDDDNDQQNNMLTMESDMKGGGILHATMPPHHPSSLHGHSTSPYGALGSLSMMNTGLSQLSSHQTSAAQQHHLLGGGGGGHQQHHMSHGLSSNNSSSSSNNNNSSGYGSPLQQPVSGLSPTGLVSGQGHSQHSSPTGMTTTGQHHITAGGGHHHHHHGTGGLLGVNHNNNNTSKAAQQNADRVKRPMNAFMVWSRGQRRKMASDNPKMHNSEISKRLGAQWKDLSETEKRPFIDEAKRLRAVHMKEHPDYKYRPRRKTKTLTKAKEKYPLGVGSLLGAGQTNEGSGMRGSGSSTTLAAQQAAAAAAAAAAAAANRDMYHQMPPNGYMPNGYTMMHDPSSAAAYQSQQHYMSNYHHHHRYEMGQMAAAAAASGTTAGSLNSYMNAGYGGMYGGGSGGGGGGTVSGGQTSPYGGSGGGLQQPGSPYSTTIQQQPGSPYGLNHQPGSALSCQSHSPSDSSVKSEPVSPSPIASATNNNLTMKREYIVGGGHQQQSTAADLSHLINMYHVPDMQQTGGSDLQQHHRNHLMQHYHQHNSSVSPDLQSQHQHLQQHQQVQQQQQQQQQVLRSMAPISHM is encoded by the exons ATGTTTGAATCAGAAGACGAGGATGTTCTGGAAACGGTGCTGCGCTATCAGCTTCAGCAGCCTGCATTGTCACCCATAACTACTACGATGGCTAGCGTCGCTGAAAACAACATCTTTAGCAATGATAACGCATTTTTCTCCAATATCTTGCTTCAAAAGTTGGCCCTGTTAAG ACACAGTGGACTCTTCAACCACGTTAGTGAAACGGGGCAGGCGGCTGCAAGCACCTCAGGTGGCACTGCCACTGTTGTGGAGAAttacaacgacgacgacggcgacaacgacaacggctgcggcggcggcgactacgacgacgacgacaacgaccaGCAAAATAACATGTTGACCATGGAATCTGATATGAAAGGGGGTGGCATTCTACATGCCACAATGCCCCCGCACCACCCATCGTCTCTGCATGGCCACAGTACCTCGCCGTATGGGGCGCTGGGATCGCTAAGCATGATGAACACCGGTCTGTCGCAGCTTTCCTCTCATCAGACGTCTGCCGCACAGCAACATCACCTGCTCgggggcggtggtggtggacatCAGCAACACCATATGAGCCACGGTttgagcagcaacaacagcagcagcagcagtaacaacaacaacagcagtggCTACGGAAGCCCCCTGCAACAGCCGGTGTCCGGTCTGAGTCCGACCGGTCTCGTCTCAGGGCAAGGACACTCGCAGCACAGTTCGCCGACGGGAATGACTACTACTGGCCAGCATCACATTACCGCTGGCGGtggccaccatcaccatcatcacggtACCGGTGGACTGTTGGGTGTgaatcacaacaacaacaacacgagcAAAGCAGCCCAGCAAAACGCCGATCGCGTAAAGCGACCCATGAACGCATTCATGGTTTGGTCCCGAGGTCAACGGCGAAAGATGGCCTCCGACAACCCGAAGATGCACAACTCGGAGATCTCAAAGCGACTTGGGGCGCAATGGAAAGACCTGTCCGAGACGGAAAAGCGCCCATTTATCGACGAGGCGAAGCGGCTCCGTGCGGTACACATGAAAGAGCATCCGGACTACAAGTACCGGCCGCGCCGGAAGACGAAGACGTTGACGAAAGCCAAGGAAAAGTATCCGCTCGGTGTGGGCTCGTTGCTGGGCGCTGGACAAACGAACGAGGGCAGCGGGATGCGCGGAAGTGGATCGTCGACCACATTGGCCGCGCAgcaggcggcagcagcagcggctgcggcggcagcagccgcagcgAATCGTGATATGTACCACCAGATGCCTCCAAATGGCTATATGCCAAATGGATACACGATGATGCACGATCCTTCATCGGCGGCAGCTTACCAGTCTCAGCAGCACTACATGAGCAattaccatcaccaccaccggtacGAAATGGGGCAGATGGCGGCTGCGGCAGCAGCTTCCGGCACTACGGCTGGATCCCTGAACAGTTACATGAACGCCGGTTACGGTGGAATGTACGGTGGAGGAAGCGGTGGAGGCGGAGGAGGTACCGTATCTGGTGGTCAAACCTCTCCCTACGGTGGCAGCGGAGGTGGACTGCAGCAGCCCGGTTCGCCGTACAGTACGACaatccagcagcagcccggATCCCCGTACGGACTAAACCACCAGCCCGGAAGTGCGTTGTCCTGCCAAAGCCACAGTCCCAGTGATTCGAGCGTGAAATCGGAACCAGTGTCACCCAGTCCGATCGCGTccgccaccaacaacaacttAACCATGAAGCGAGAATATATAGTTGGCGGAggccaccagcagcaatcGACGGCAGCCGATTTGAGTCATTTGATCAACATGTACCACGTTCCGGATATGCAGCAGACGGGTGGTTCAGATTTGCAGCAACATCATCGCAATCATCTAATGCAACACTACCATCAGCATAATAGCAGTGTGTCGCCCGATCTTCAATCGCAGCATCAGCACcttcagcagcaccagcaggtccagcaacagcaacaacaacagcagcaggttcTGCGATCTATGGCACCGATCTCACACATGTGA
- the LOC125907237 gene encoding protein roadkill-like has translation ELAATATDLLVHHHHQQQQLRVSKALVSTSPSASVTSTASTNHHATATVAAATPPCNSRNNSNDSSTAAALAGGNAADHHGGSAASPTEESVAAVAVVSGGSIFTSSSNLHQHSFDRLPPLCASPLSAYRHHSGTSSSAAAIGNSNNCSNMILAGPATSNATTASASLGSAGLGAGGLMSSTPHSHAALISAVTPALGFSITNGNDVQPPLLAVDPDDDAHHSYHHGMHMAPSPHHHHHHLYHHHHHHDYHHHAAAAAALLGGFTSGSGVGLVDCVSDGTNCADREDSTGFLSVASTSASSAVGNYCLSAGVDSATGLVQAVTVPTALSATHDSDEPGTAAEGRSMNIGSEIGVLRSHDRPASSSSAISMAARTAAAAAAAVVAASNHHHHIQQHPPPDSPYHHHHHHHRTLPMDISAL, from the coding sequence GAGTTGGCCGCAACCGCGACGGACCTCTTGgtgcaccatcatcaccaacagcaacagcttCGTGTGTCGAAAGCACTGGTATCAACATCGCCATCCGCTTCGGTCACTTCGACGGCGTCCACCAACCATCATGCGACTGCGACAGTTGCTGCAGCAACGCCACCATGCAACTCCAGGAACAATAGTAATGACAGCAGTACTGCCGCTGCACTAGCAGGAGGTAATGCCGCCGACCATCATGGAGGTAGTGCTGCCTCTCCAACGGAGGAATCGGTTGCTGCGGTAGCCGTCGTTTCAGGTGGTTCAATTTTCACCAGCAGTAGTAACCTTCATCAACATTCCTTTGACCGATTGCCGCCACTATGTGCATCTCCATTATCCGCATACCGACACCACTCAGGCACATCGTCGTCGGCTGCAGCTATTGGCAATAGCAATAATTGTAGCAACATGATCCTCGCGGGACCTGCTACATCAAATGCAACAACTGCCTCCGCTTCGCTTGGTAGTGCTGGCCTTGGAGCTGGTGGACTCATGTCGTCGACTCCTCATTCCCATGCGGCACTAATCAGCGCCGTAACTCCTGCCCTCGGATTTTCAATAACCAATGGAAACGATGTGCAACCACCGTTGCTTGCTGTGGATCCCGATGATGATGCTCACCATTCTTATCATCACGGCATGCACATGGCACCCtctccccatcatcatcatcatcatctatatcatcatcatcaccatcacgactatcatcatcatgcggctgctgctgctgctttgcttGGTGGCTTCACGAGTGGAAGTGGTGTTGGTTTGGTCGATTGTGTCAGTGATGGTACCAACTGTGCCGATCGCGAGGACTCAACCGGATTTCTTTCGGTGGCAAGTACGTCCGCAAGCAGTGCTGTTGGGAATTACTGTCTTAGTGCAGGGGTGGACAGTGCGACAGGGTTGGTACAAGCTGTAACGGTGCCCACAGCACTATCGGCGACGCATGATAGCGATGAACCCGGAACAGCTGCTGAGGGTAGATCAATGAATATTGGTAGTGAAATCGGTGTTCTGCGATCGCATGATCGGCCGGCCTCATCGTCTTCGGCTATTTCGATGGCTGCTAGGacggctgctgcagcagcagcggccgtTGTTGCTGCCTcgaaccatcaccaccacattCAACAGCATCCTCCGCCGGATTCGCcataccatcatcaccatcatcaccatcgtacTTTGCCAATGGATATTTCGGCATTGTAG